A DNA window from bacterium contains the following coding sequences:
- a CDS encoding PD40 domain-containing protein: protein MNRLNSTATTRISSGVQTILIRVGFAVLFLVQTVAFGQWTEPVLMRPPINVDPPGSYYYSTISADGQVLCMTIYQGAPNDDDVYISERIDDSTWTTPVNAGPNVNNEGRNLSPSITSDRQRLYFVSYHEGSYDIFVSHRTGPDWDDWSPKEQLPEPINRGREFTGQISFDDSTLVFTSTGQPGMHEGGDAAFTSRLQPDGSWSEPEEIAFHLYDPSGFVSPCLTMNGEVFVYGQRWGHNNPEILYAMRTDSGFSAAIRCDSTINTEWWDSGPSCPADGSILILDSRRNPPNGAARLYEARRVFTNTDEPSRGSSPIPTIRVSPSFGSFGTVFEIALPSRLAGSEIRIYNISGQIIESLQANRQDQTIFSWKGGNYAKVNLSSGIYFIHARNKTQSGVGKVLLLR from the coding sequence ATGAACAGGTTGAACAGCACAGCAACAACGCGAATCTCATCCGGAGTTCAGACCATCCTGATACGGGTGGGGTTCGCGGTCTTGTTCTTAGTGCAAACCGTAGCATTTGGACAATGGACGGAACCAGTGCTGATGCGGCCGCCAATCAATGTTGATCCGCCAGGAAGTTATTACTATTCAACAATTTCGGCAGATGGTCAAGTCCTTTGCATGACGATTTACCAAGGGGCACCTAACGATGATGATGTTTACATTTCCGAGCGGATTGACGATTCGACATGGACAACTCCGGTCAATGCCGGGCCAAACGTGAATAATGAGGGCCGGAATCTTAGCCCTTCGATCACGTCCGACCGCCAACGCCTCTACTTTGTCTCCTACCATGAAGGTTCCTACGACATATTTGTGTCACATCGAACCGGACCGGACTGGGATGACTGGTCCCCGAAAGAACAGCTACCTGAGCCAATCAATCGCGGGCGTGAATTCACGGGGCAGATATCCTTTGATGATTCAACCCTTGTCTTTACTTCAACAGGACAGCCCGGCATGCATGAAGGCGGAGACGCGGCCTTCACGAGCCGCTTACAGCCGGATGGCTCATGGTCAGAACCCGAAGAAATCGCGTTTCATTTGTACGATCCAAGCGGTTTTGTCTCACCATGTTTGACCATGAACGGAGAAGTTTTTGTATATGGTCAACGATGGGGACATAACAATCCTGAGATTCTCTATGCCATGCGCACGGACTCGGGCTTTAGCGCAGCAATTCGCTGCGACTCCACTATCAATACGGAATGGTGGGATTCCGGACCAAGCTGTCCTGCAGATGGATCTATCTTGATTCTTGATAGCCGTCGCAATCCACCAAACGGGGCAGCTCGGCTTTACGAGGCCCGGCGAGTGTTCACGAATACAGATGAGCCAAGTAGAGGATCGAGCCCTATACCTACCATTCGGGTTTCCCCGTCATTTGGGAGTTTTGGAACAGTGTTTGAAATTGCACTACCCTCACGTCTTGCCGGCTCAGAAATTAGGATTTACAATATTAGCGGCCAAATAATTGAAAGCCTGCAGGCAAATAGACAAGACCAAACTATATTTTCATGGAAAGGCGGAAATTATGCGAAGGTTAACTTGTCATCCGGCATCTACTTCATTCATGCGCGCAATAAAACACAATCAGGAGTTGGCAAAGTCTTATTGTTGCGCTAA